From Phoenix dactylifera cultivar Barhee BC4 unplaced genomic scaffold, palm_55x_up_171113_PBpolish2nd_filt_p 001296F, whole genome shotgun sequence, the proteins below share one genomic window:
- the LOC113461903 gene encoding uncharacterized protein LOC113461903 → MLEDQLSSMPDEVKIVDCPGLSNWCQIQRINCIQIASGNKLTISNTWEKIMRGFDDLTSVEHLCFSNSWEPFQQRDSIPIIEELTIWGCTDISPPLLWYPPMLASIRSLVIKDCLGVRLLRDELLPSMLKSLVVDSCENLRCLQLVQQNRDVFEELQIVNCPKIAMVQGLNHPFFPKFLTIEQCPQLLLSQDDWRPFIHPRVQIAGVLETKFYPPHSEEIENKETIDDGTQEKQVSDWVKTEHANSIVSSIFDAADDCNMGQFLQLELPSGFYSQHPVHNNAEPLHADNSVASPISDDAIDCNMGQFLQLGFPSGCSSQSPIHNNAEPSN, encoded by the exons ATGTTAGAAGATCAGCTCTCATCTATGCCTGATGAAGTGAAAATTGTTGATTGCCCTGGATTGAGTAATTGGTGCCAAATACAAAGAATCAACTGCATTCAG ATCGCTTCAGGCAACAAGCTGACTATATCGAACACATGGGAGAAGATAATGCGTGGGTTTGATGATTTGACATCCGTTGAGCATCTTTGTTTCAGTAATTCTTGGGAACCCTTTCAGCAAAGAGACTCCATACCGATAATTGAAGAGCTGACCATATGGGGTTGCACGGACATCTCACCACCATTACTATGGTACCCGCCCATGCTCGCATCTATTCGAAGCTTGGTCATAAAGGACTGTCTCGGAGTCCGACTCTTACGAGATGAACTGCTCCCATCCATGCTCAAGTCCTTGGTAGTTGACAGTTGTGAAAACCTAAGGTGTTTGCAGTTGGTACAGCAGAATCGAGATGTATTTGAGGAGCTGCAGATTGTGAATTGCCCTAAGATCGCAATGGTGCAAGGGCTGAATCACCCTTTCTTCCCAAAATTCTTAACAATAGAACAATGTCCTCAACTTCTGCTTTCCCAAGATGATTGGCGGCCATTTATTCATCCACGTGTCCAAATTGCAGGAGTGTTGGAGACAAAATTCTATCCTCCACATTCAG AGGAAATAGAGAACAAAGAAACAATTGATGATGGAACCCAGGAGAAACAAGTGTCGGATTGGGTGAAGACTGAGCATGCTAACAGTATTGTATCTTCAATATTTGATGCAGCAGATGATTGCAACATGGGTCAATTTCTACAGCTCGAGCTTCCTTCTGGTTTTTACTCGCAGCACCCGGTGCATAACAATGCAGAACCATTG CATGCAGACAATAGTGTTGCATCTCCAATATCTGATGACGCAATTGATTGCAACATGGGTCAATTCCTACAGCTTGGGTTCCCTTCTGGTTGTAGCTCGCAGTCCCCGATACATAACAATGCAGAACCATCG AATTGA